From a region of the Deltaproteobacteria bacterium genome:
- a CDS encoding AAA family ATPase: protein MKIAISGKGGVGKTTLAAFIIKAFSDRGHKVLAIDADPDANLA, encoded by the coding sequence ATGAAAATCGCCATCAGCGGAAAAGGCGGGGTAGGCAAGACCACCCTGGCGGCCTTTATTATTAAAGCCTTCAGTGACCGGGGGCATAAAGTTCTGGCTATCGACGCCGACCCGGATGCCAATCTGGCC